One Brassica napus cultivar Da-Ae chromosome C2, Da-Ae, whole genome shotgun sequence DNA window includes the following coding sequences:
- the LOC125582204 gene encoding uncharacterized protein LOC125582204, producing MDKSWVWLPRASNDYEKGATDFVNKSALRLGNPLQISCPCVDCRNMCHQNLNTVVEHLVIRGMDKKYKRNDCWSVHGEIRKTQTDEFESVDHLEAYELFRTAFSVAEDNPQTGEQPEVFKGEEDSEFKKKLQDAETPLYSSCPNYSKISAIMGLYHIKVKSGISENYFDQILTLVQDMLPQGNVLPKSTGDIKKFLKIFGFGYDVIHACKNDCILFRKQYEDMDSCPRCGASRWEVDKRTGENKIGIPAKVLRYFPIKERLKQMFRSKRMAKDLQWHFSNGSEDDTMRHPVDSLTWAQVNDKWPEFASDPRNLRLGLSTDGMNPFSIQNTKYSTWPVFLVNYNMPPSLCMKAENIMLSLLIPGPAAPSNNIDVYLAPLIDDLIDLWNEGIQAYDSLSNENFTLRAILLWTISDYPGLGTLAGCKVKGKQACTVCGKDTPFRWLKFSRKMVYLGNRRRLRPGHPYRRRKAWFDNTVEEGTASRIQTGSDIFEMLKDLKNDFGKPLEKKGKKRKSTVDEDDEIGGEEYEEDTDQWRWKKRSILFDLPYWKVVLSQYHCD from the exons ATGGACAAGTCCTGGGTTTGGCTTCCAAG GGCCAGCAATGATTATGAAAAGGGGGCAACTGATTTCGTGAATAAGTCAGCGTTGAGGTTGGGTAATCCTCTTCAAATCTCATGTCCCTGTGTCGACTGTCGGAACATGTGTCACCAAAATCTCAACACAGTCGTGGAGCATTTAGTCATAAGGGGGATGGATAAGAAGTACAAGAGGAATGATTGTTGGAGCGTTCATGGAGAGATAAGAAAGACGCAGACAGATGAGTTTGAAAGTGTTGACCACTTAGAAGCATACGAGTTGTTTAGAACTGCATTCTCTGTTGCTGAAGACAATCCACAAACCGGAGAGCAACCAGAAGTATTTAAAGGTGAAGAAGACTCTGAGTTCAAGAAGAAATTGCAGGATGCAGAAACTCCACTCTACTCCAGCTGTCCCAACTACAGTAAGATATCTGCAATCATGGGATTGTATCACATAAAAGTTAAGAGTGGGATTTCAGAGAATTATTTTGATCAGATTTTGACATTGGTACAAGACATGCTGCCTCAAGGGAATGTCCTTCCAAAGTCCACAGGCGACATCAAGAAATTTCTGAAGATATTTGGGTTTGGTTATGATGTTATTCACGCTTGCAAGAATGATTGTATTCTTTTTCGGAAGCAGTATGAGGATATGGATAGCTGCCCAAGATGTGGTGCTTCAAGATGGGAAGTTGATAAGCGTACGGGGGAAAATAAGATTGGGATTCCAGCAAAGGTACTACGGTATTTTCCTATCAAAGAAAGACTGAAGCAGATGTTTAGATCAAAGAGGATGGCTAAGGATTTGCAATGGCATTTCAGCAATGGTAGTGAAGATGATACCATGCGACACCCGGTGGACTCACTGACTTGGGCTCAGGTTAATGATAAATGGCCAGAGTTTGCTTCTGATCCGAGAAACCTTCGCCTTGGACTATCTACAGATGGTATGAATCCTTTTTCCATTCAGAACACAAAGTACAGCACATGGCCAGTCTTCTTGGTAAACTACAATATGCCTCCCAGTCTGTGCATGAAGGCAGAGAACATAATGTTGAGTCTCCTCATCCCTGGTCCAGCTGCACCAAGCAACAACATCGACGTTTATCTTGCTCCATTGATAGATGATCTGATTGACTTGTGGAATGAAGGTATACAGGCATATGACTCATTATCCAATGAGAATTTCACACTCCGAGCTATTCTGTTGTGGACTATCAGCGACTATCCAGGTTTGGGGACACTTGCTGGTTGTAAAGTGAAAGGGAAACAGGCGTGTACTGTATGTGGAAAGGATACACCTTTCAGGTGGTTAAAATTTAGTCGAAAGATGGTTTATTTGGGCAATAGGAGACGACTGAGGCCAGGGCACCCTTACCGACGCCGCAAAGCATGGTTTGACAATACTGTAGAGGAAGGGACTGCAAGCAGAATTCAAACCGGATCTGACATATTTGAGATGCTCAAGGACTTGAAGAATGATTTTGGAAAACCTTTAGAGAAGAAAGGCAAGAAGAGAAAATCTACTGtggatgaagatgatgagattGGAGGtgaagaatatgaagaagatACTGACCAATGGAGGTGGAAGAAACGGTCAATTCTATTCGACTTACCTTACTGGAAGGTAGTACTTTCTCAATATCACTGTGattga
- the LOC125581949 gene encoding uncharacterized protein LOC125581949, with translation MPVRHNIDVMHVEKNVSDAILSMLMHSAKSKDGVKARQDLEDMGIRSSLHTEVRGKRTYLPPASYWLTKDEKKIFCKRLSEFRGPDGYCANIANCVSMDPPQINGLKSHDHHVLLQNLLPVALRKLLPKGPRIAVTRLCNFFCRLCQRVIDPEKLLELESELVETMCQMERFFPPSLFDIMFHLPIHLAREARLGGPVHFRWMYPFERYMKTLKSYVKNFARPEACMAEGYMAAECIAFCMEFLQKSVPVNQPASRNEDVDLDDDILEGRPIQRSKDVLLSDKERDIAHRYVLMNTAVMEPYIDMHLEALQEKDPRCRQNQTLLWKLHVEQFTQWVKDKIYSNPEEQSKKLKWLAFGPRNSVARYKGLIINGHRFQIESLKRKTQNSGVAYDAFSMCRSSAKDSKHMADIVSYYGVIEEIILLDYHMFHVPLFRCKWANKGHGLKVEDGFTVVNFHLSQAAFQKDPYILPSQAKQVFYSNDDSSDWSVVMRAPPRGYHELETEEEFAAPPVFVEENEDLGNDCSDDESFCCRDDCEGVLVVE, from the exons ATGCCGGTACGTCATAACATTGACGTAATGCATGTGGAAAAGAATGTGTCTGACGCCATACTATCCATGTTGATGCATAGTGCAAAGTCAAAAGATGGTGTTAAAGCTAGGCAAGATTTAGAAGATATGGGGATTCGCAGCTCCTTACACACTGAGGTACGTGGAAAAAGGACATACCTACCTCCAGCTTCTTATTGGTTGACGAAGgatgagaagaagatattttgcaAGAGGTTATCTGAATTCAGAGGACCAGATGGCTATTGTGCTAATATTGCAAATTGTGTTTCCATGGATCCTCCTCAGATTAATGGTTTAAAGTCACATGATCATCATGTTCTTCTGCAAAACCTATTACCTGTTGCATTGCGAAAATTGCTTCCTAAAGGTCCTAGGATTGCAGTGACTAGATTATGCAACTTCTTCTGCAGACTGTGTCAGCGTGTGATTGATCCTGAAAAGCTACTGGAACTAGAGAGTGAGCTTGTTGAGACAATGTGTCAGATGGAGCGGTTCTTTCCCCCATCACTCTTTGATATAATGTTCCACCTCCCTATACATCTAGCTAGAGAGGCACGCTTGGGAGGGCCAGTACACTTTAGATGGATGTATCCATTTGAAag GTACATGAAAACACTTAAGTCCTACGTTAAAAATTTTGCACGACCAGAAGCATGTATGGCTGAGGGTTACATGGCAGCAGAATGTATTGCCTTCTGCATGGAATTTCTTCAAAAATCTGTACCAGTTAATCAACCTGCGAGTCGTAATGAAGATGTTGATTTAGATGATGACATCCTTGAAGGCCGTCCAATCCAGAGATCCAAAGATGTTCTACTTTCTGATAAAGAGCGAGACATCGCACATAGATATGTTCTAATGAACACAGCAGTTATGGAGCCATATATTGA TATGCATTTGGAAGCGTTGCAAGAGAAAGATCCTCGTTGTCGGCAAAATCAGACTCTGTTATGGAAGTTACATGTGGAACAGTTTACACAATGGGTAAAGGATAAG ATTTATTCTAACCCAGAGGAGCAGTCGAAAAAGCTAAAATGGTTAGCATTTGGACCAAGAAATTCAGTTGCAAGGTACAAAGGCTTAATCATCAATGGACATCGCTTTCAGATAGAGTCGCTAAAGAGGAAGACTCAGAACAGTGGGGTAGCATATGATGCTTTCAGTATGTGTAGATCGAGTGCAAAAGATAGTAAACATATGGCAGATATAGTATCCTACTACGGAGTGATAGAAGAGATTATACTACTCGACTACCATATGTTCCACGTCCCACTCTTCAGGTGTAAGTGGGCCAACAAAGGGCATGGTTTGAAGGTGGAAGATGGTTTTACGGTTGTGAACTTCCACTTAAGCCAAGCAGCATTCCAAAAAGATCCATACATTCTGCCGTCACAAGCAAAGCAAGTGTTTTATTCCAATGATGACTCTTCTGATTGGTCTGTGGTTATGAGGGCACCACCTAGAGGGTATCACGAGTTAGAGACAGAAGAAGAGTTTGCTGCTCCACCAGTATTCGTCGAGGAGAATGAAGATTTGGGAAATGATTGTTCTGATGATGAGAGTTTCTGTTGTAGGGATGATTGTGAGGGGGTCTTAGTTGTGGAGTAA
- the LOC106442918 gene encoding uncharacterized protein LOC106442918 — protein sequence MYQFLLEDWRQLDELTRDTMWEEIQARFNLKEQWQKDAIIKQMGGLFRASKSRLVANIRAISSREKIINLKPSNIPSLATWLNWVKSKKGEDFKKTSAHFRELRRSQIPHTTGRRGMVRLTHKMKKQSKEPEKVTRSKVWIEAHTHKDGRPARPEFEETIEKIKTIDSELDSTASTNIKEDAVSKVLGQDRPGELEEQLHNLTESRRVEVGSTSERKRLFGEGEFVSSDAAYKIGRIPIGPNTAAIIVKSYEEQEAGPLWRPSVTVRTLRQAVGQVIAWPVDRFILDSEMDSPTHKTAGSAVTSDDKINIYDWNSTGVIVAEGRLCSTDPDDLVNDIPLGPGAAIVKVDVAVVEDAYQWRPVSDEMFLMSHAVKMKISWPQNKIQQISQQAMKETISKNSSPKSVSHSSDSSKSGKRSASS from the exons ATGTACCAGTTTTTACTCGAAGACTGGAGGCAACTCGATGAACTTACAAGAGACACAATGTGGGAGGAAATTCAG GCAAGGTTCAACTTGAAAGAACAATGGCAAAAGGATGCTATTATAAAACAAATGGGTGGTCTCTTCAGGGCATCAAAATCACGGCTGGTGGCCAATATCCGTGCTATAAGTAGCAGGGAAAAAATTATTAACTTAAAACCAAGCAATATTCCCTCTTTGGCAACTTGGCTAAATTGGGTGAAGAgcaagaaaggagaagattttAAG AAAACAAGTGCCCACTTCAGGGAATTGCGTAGGAGTCAGATCCCGCACACTACAGGACGCAGAGGAATGGTTCGTCTAACTCATAAAATG AAGAAGCAGAGCAAGGAGCCTGAAAAGGTTACTAGAAGTAAGGTTTGGATTGAAGCACACACACATAAAGATGGGAGACCCGCGAGACCAGAATTTGAAGAAACCATT gaaaaaatcaaaacaattgaTAGTGAGCTCGACTCCACTGCTAGCACGAATATTAAAGAAGATGCTGTGAGTAAAGTCTTAGGACAAGACAGACCAGGAGAGTTAGAG GAACAACTTCATAACTTGACTGAATCAAGGAGAGTTGAAGTTGGGTCTACCTCTGAA AGGAAGAGGTTGTTTGGGGAAGGAGAGTTTGTTTCATCTGACGCAGCGTACAAGATTGGACGCATTCCAATAGGTCCTAACACGGCTGCTATTATTGTCAAGTCATATGAGGAGCAAGAAGCAGGGCCACTATGGAGGCCTTCAGTAACTGTCAGAACACTGAGGCAAGCTGTTGGACAAGTTATCGCATGGCCAGTAGATAGGTTCATATTGGACAGTGAAATGGACTCTCCAACTCATAAGACTGCTGGTTCTGCG GTGACAAGTGATGATAAgataaacatatatgattggAATTCAACTGGTGTAATTGTTGCTGAGGGTCGTTTGTGTTCGACGGACCCAGATGATCTGGTAAACGACATCCCACTAGGTCCAGGTGCTGCTATTGTGAAGGTTGATGTGGCAGTTGTTGAAGATGCATATCAATGGAGACCAGTTTCTGATGAAATGTTTCTGATGAGTCATGCAGTTAAGATGAAAATCTCATGGCCTCAAAATAAGATTCAACAGATTAGTCAGCAAGCCATGAAGGAGACGATATCAAAGAATAGCTCTCCCAAG AGTGTAAGTCACAGCTCTGATAGCAGCAAAAGTGGTAAAAGAAGTGCATCCTCTTAG